The Rhizobium rhododendri nucleotide sequence GGCGTTCATGCCGAGCGTCGCCCTGCCCACCAAGCGCAGATAGAGGTCGTTCCAGCGTCCGTTGCAGTAGGCAAGCTCGAGATCGGCAGTGTAGATGCCAACTCCCATGTCGAGCAGGCCGAAGATTTCCTCGACCACACCCGAACGAAGCAGCGACGTGTCGGCGGCGGCAATTAACCCGGTTTCCAGAGCAACCGCAGGGTCTGCAAGCTGCATTATCGATGTCGCGACATCATCGGGCGAAACACGTTCCACCGAGCGGCTGGCACCGATCTGGGGCGGCGCCTCGGTAAAGATGCCGAAGATATAGGCCCGGTCTTCCGCCGGCATGAAGCTTTCGATCTGCACCTCGAACGCCGATAGGCGATCCCGAGCGAAGCAGATCGACGTTTCTTCCGTTCCGAAGACGATGGCGCGGCGCTCTTTATCCTCGCGGTCTGCATCTTCGGCGCGATGGGAGAGCTCGTGACTGCGACAACCGATGAAATCCGAGATTTCGCGGCCGAAAAATGCCGCATAAGCCTCGTTTACCGCGACATATCGAAGATCGCTGTTTTTGACATAGGCAGGCCGGTCGGTCTCGGTGATCCGATGACAGGCAATATCCAACAGTTCACCACGGCTCTTCAAGAAAGCCTCGCTCGTTCGACGCATACAGTCTGTCTTTTTACCAAGCAGGCCGCTAACAATGTGTTAACCATACGCGTTCCGGTCTTTTGAGGCTCCATCGATGGCATCTGGCTGCGACACAAAGCGCTGCTGCCGACAGCTGGTTTATCGAAGCTGACAGTTGACTTCAGCGACGAATAGGGCCATATGCCCCTCAGCTTTCACCTTCCCGGCCGCCGCGTGAGCGTGCCCTGCGAAAAAAGACGACCCGCAAGAGAAGGACAAAAGCGCTCGAAAAACGACTGCCGAATGGCGGCAGTCCCATGCGCTGGAAAGCTATTTTCCAACTTACAAGTTCCCACTTCACGCGGGGTTCTTGACGCCAGAGACCGACCGGACCGCAAGACGCGTTCCGGCGAACTCGTTTTTGGCGCCTCGAAAGGCAATTGAATTGACCACTTTTAGCGATCTTGGCTTGTCCGAACAGATTGTGACGTCTCTGACCCAACAGGGATATTCGACCCCTACCCCGATCCAGGCGGAAGCCATTCCGCTCGTTCTGCAGGGCCGCGACCTCGTCGGCCTCGCCCAGACCGGCACCGGCAAGACGGCCGCTTTCGGCCTGCCTATCATTGAAATGCTGATGAAGGACGGCAAGCGTCCCGAACACCGCAGCACCCGCACGCTGATCCTCGCGCCGACCCGCGAACTGGTGAACCAGATCGCTGCCAGCCTGAAGGAATACACCCGCAAGACGCAGCTGAAGATCGGCCTCGTCGTTGGCGGCGCTTCGATCAACAAGCAGCAGATGCAGATGGAACGCGGCGTCGACATCCTCGTCGCAACGCCTGGGCGTCTGCTCGACCTGATTGCCCGTCGCGCCCTGACGCTCGGCCATGTGTCCTACCTCGTCCTCGACGAAGCCGACCAGATGCTCGACCTCGGCTTCGTGCATGACCTGCGCAAGATCTCGAAGATGGTGCCTGCCAAGCGCCAGACGCTGCTGTTCTCGGCCACCATGCCGAAGGCCATCGCCGATCTCGCCGCCGACTTCCTGAGCAACCCGGCCCGTGTCGAAGTTTCGCCTCCCGGCAAGGCTGCGGACAAGGTCGAACAGTTCGTTCACTTCGTTTCCGGCCAGAACCACAAGACCGAGCTCCTCAAGGAATCGATGAACGCCAACCCGGACGGCCGCGCCATGGTCTTCCTGCGTACCAAGCACGGCGCCGAGAAGCTGATGAAGCATCTCGAGCACGTCGGCTTCGCGGCGGCCTCGATCCACGGCAACAAGAGCCAGGGCCAGCGCGAGCGTGCTTTGAAGTCTTTCAAGGACGGTGAAACCCGCGTTCTCGTCGCCACTGACGTCGCTGCCCGTGGCATCGACATCCCCGGCGTCAGCCACGTCTACAACTACGACCTGCCGGAAGTACCGGATGCCTACGTTCACCGCATCGGCCGTACGGCCCGTGCCGGTCGCGACGGCATCGCCATCGCCTTCTGCGCTCCGGACGAAATCCGTCTTCTGCGCGACATCGAACGCCTGATGTCCATCGACATCCAGGTTGCCAGCGGCGAAGCGCCTGCGGACCGTGCCCGTCCTGCCCGTGGTGGCGGTGGCGGCAATCGCTCCGGCGCCGGCGGCAACCGTGGTGGTGGCCAGGGCCAGGGTCGTGGCGCCGGATCGGGCGCTCCCCGCTCCGACGGCCGTCCTGCTCGTCGTCCGCGTCCAGACGGTGATTTCCGCAGCGAAACCCGCGGTGATCGCCCGGCAGTAGCGCGCGAAAACAACCGCAATGCCGATTTCCGTGGCCAGCGCACTGCAGAACGTGCCCCGCGCGAGATTGACAACGATCTGGCCTCAACCTCGGATTTCCGCCCGGCCAAGGCGCCGCAGCGTGCTCGGCCAGCCGGCGACAACGGCGCACCACGCAGCCGTCCGCCGCATGGCCGTCCAGCTCACAAGGCTGGCGAAGCCCGCGGTCGTCCAGACGGCAACAACGGCCAGGCCCGCAAGCCAGCCGGCGGTCGCCCAGGCCCCCGTCGCGAACAGGCGTAAGCCAAACCATCTGACCTCACGAAGCGGCGGGAGCAATTCCGCCGCTTTTTCTTTGCCTCGCGCATCGACCTCCGGCTGCTGCCGGCAGGGCATCCTGCAGAAAAAATAGCCAGCTGCGCAAAGGATGTGCAGAGCAAACATGCCAGCCGGAACGCTTCGCATATTAGTTATTCTGTCTATGCCAGCTCTTTCAGCGCTTGCCGGGCTTTCCCATTGGTTCCGAAATTCTATCTCCAACTGCGCATGCTTCTTGCATTGCTTCCGCCATTGTATTCAAATGAGAAAAAACGGGGACCGCAGCTTTGGCATTTGACGAAATGATAACGGCCGGTGAAAGCCCGCGCGCGCCTTATCAAACCTATTCGGAATGGTTCAACAACCAAGATCGCGCCCATCTGATTGCCAAGTCCCGCGACGCCGAGAACATCTTTCGCAAAACAGGCATAACCTTCGCGGTCTACGGACACGAAGATTCATCGGAAAAGCTGATCCCCTTCGATATCATCCCGCGCATCATCTCCGGCCGTGAATGGCGAAAGCTCGCGCAGGGCATCGAACAGCGCGTCATCGCACTGAATGCCTTCCTCGACGACATCTACCACAAGCAGGAAATCATCCGCGCCGGTCGGGTGCCGCGTGAACTGATCGAGAAGAATATCGCCTTCATCCCCGAGATGATCGGCTTCCGGCCTCCGGGCGGCGTTTATAC carries:
- a CDS encoding DEAD/DEAH box helicase, yielding MSEQIVTSLTQQGYSTPTPIQAEAIPLVLQGRDLVGLAQTGTGKTAAFGLPIIEMLMKDGKRPEHRSTRTLILAPTRELVNQIAASLKEYTRKTQLKIGLVVGGASINKQQMQMERGVDILVATPGRLLDLIARRALTLGHVSYLVLDEADQMLDLGFVHDLRKISKMVPAKRQTLLFSATMPKAIADLAADFLSNPARVEVSPPGKAADKVEQFVHFVSGQNHKTELLKESMNANPDGRAMVFLRTKHGAEKLMKHLEHVGFAAASIHGNKSQGQRERALKSFKDGETRVLVATDVAARGIDIPGVSHVYNYDLPEVPDAYVHRIGRTARAGRDGIAIAFCAPDEIRLLRDIERLMSIDIQVASGEAPADRARPARGGGGGNRSGAGGNRGGGQGQGRGAGSGAPRSDGRPARRPRPDGDFRSETRGDRPAVARENNRNADFRGQRTAERAPREIDNDLASTSDFRPAKAPQRARPAGDNGAPRSRPPHGRPAHKAGEARGRPDGNNGQARKPAGGRPGPRREQA